The following are encoded together in the Primulina tabacum isolate GXHZ01 chromosome 18, ASM2559414v2, whole genome shotgun sequence genome:
- the LOC142533186 gene encoding protein tesmin/TSO1-like CXC 2 isoform X1: MEMDSPESSKTSAIVNDAETVPAQESPIFSYISNLSPIQPFNAPSTIQGFPGLSSPPLVFTSPQLKPNSQQTSLKSRTKFLEASTGKLCGQDEGGKKNITVDDVSSNIESRMSTSLVACTEKSTDSNGTPNDQIESPTEHPDQFLAEILNIDSVDLNNPSNSAIKKSEWNHQSADNVAGKEFSVKPEYKYGTTIHEEIVVAAPPSITRPTEEVHALEASADVNAAETDIKHEEDILAEQCLKTGFEPSVNHTLTNLDQGDSMNEVFHHRGIRKRCLQFEDAMLKLTSRPTQIPLDDEKPESLCLEIPPTPINQKPAGTIQAVLHPRSSLNSTLNVPKRTSFGLHLNSLFNSVQSASGATIKVKSVSRGNFSIWERNSEPEMNSVAESVTADADDISIDIHVPMVVSSSSSSSSNNIKCSNNSLVLDSIEDKSIPGIKRKFNTVNDGAAAELNKSNPKKKRKIISESSDGDGCKRCNCKKSKCLKLYCDCFAAGIYCAEPCACQGCLNRPEHVDTVLETRQQIETRNPLAFAPKVVQHIIEPPGSNCGLEEDTMHFTPSSARHKRGCNCKKSMCLKKYCECYQANVGCSDGCRCEGCKNVFGQKGEFGTTKDVLSDEENNEIQDASLVNDSNMLASGDAVHHTDFCSPRNSNPFTPEFQYLNHEKDAAKAWFPPGKYFLSPEPGLPSVPPFLTSPKSPRVLDNDAISETTKEILDLVSFDLESDYGNVETGNEISETHQEPEKTGLLSQRPDSKGWANNSVLQSSSRSELYSSARSSHFRCSPNTPVANFSGTKHQQVMDSDHDLFDVMQDDTPEILKDIPTPLNAVKVSSPNKKRVSPPHSQVPKFDSSSPARFRNAVKYILKSVPSFPPLTSCINSKSDSLEQAGNSQN, translated from the exons ATGGAAATGGACTCTCCTGAATCTTCGAAAACTTCCGCCATTGTGAATGATGCTGAAACTGTTCCTGCCCAA GAATCGCCCATTTTTAGTTACATTAGCAATCTTTCTCCCATACAGCCTTTCAATGCACCTTCAACTATACAAGGCTTTCCAGGGCTCAGTTCTCCTCCACTTGTATTCACGTCACCCCAACTCAAACCAAACAGCCAACAGACCTCTCTTAAAAG CAGGACAAAGTTTCTTGAAGCATCAACTGGAAAACTATGTGGGCAGGATGAAGGTGGCAAGAAGAATATCACTGTTGATGATGTTTCTAGCAATATTGAATCCCGGATGAGCACTAGCCTAGTAGCTTGCACCGAGAAATCCACAGACAGTAACGGCACTCCGAATGATCAAATTGAGAGTCCCACAGAACATCCTGACCAGTTCTTGGCTGAAATCTTAAACATAGATTCCGTTGATCTAAATAATCCTTCCAATTCAGCCATAAAAAAATCTGAATGGAATCATCAATCAGCAGATAATGTTGCAGGCAAGGAATTTTCTGTGAAACCTGAATACAAGTATGGTACTACTATACATGAAGAAATAGTTGTTGCTGCACCTCCTTCCATAACTAGGCCAACTGAGGAGGTACATGCACTAGAAGCATCAGCTGATGTAAATGCAGCAGAAACAGATATAAAGCACGAAGAAGATATATTAGCTGAGCAATGTCTTAAGACTGGATTTGAGCCGTCTGTGAACCATACTCTTACCAATCTAGATCAGGGAGATTCCATGAATGAG GTTTTTCATCATCGCGGAATACGCAAACGCTGTCTCCAGTTTGAAGATGCCATGCTGAAGTTAACAAGTAGGCCCACTCAGATTCCTTTAGATGATGAGAAACCAGAATCACTATGTTTAGAGATACCGCCAACTCCCATCAATCAGAAACCTGCTGGTACCATACAGGCTGTTTTGCATCCTAGAAGTAGTTTGAATTCTACCTTGAATGTTCCTAAGCGTACAAGTTTTGGCTTGCACCTAAATAGCCTTTTTAATTCTGTACAATCTGCATCTGGTGCAACAATAAAGGTGAAATCAGTTTCAAGGGGTAATTTTAGCATTTGGGAGAGGAACTCAGAACCTGAGATGAACTCTGTGGCAGAAAGTGTTACAGCAGATGCTGATGATATTAGTATTGATATTCATGTGCCAATGGTAGTTAGTTCTTCATCTTCATCGTCTAGCAACAATATCAAATGTTCAAACAACTCTCTTGTCTTGGATTCAATTGAGGATAAATCAATTCCTGGCATTAAAAGGAAGTTTAACACTGTAAATGATGGGGCTGCAGCAGAGTTAAACAAGTCAAACCCTAAGAAGAAAAG GAAAATAATATCTGAATCCAGTGATGGTGATGGTTGCAAACGCTGCAATTGTAAGAAAAGTAAATGTTTAAAGCT TTACTGTGATTGCTTTGCCGCTGGGATATATTGTGCAGAACCTTGTGCTTGCCAAGGCTGTTTAAACAGACCTGAACATGTTGATACAGTTCTTGAAACACGGCAGCAAATTGAAACTCGCAATCCTCTGGCATTTGCTCCTAAAGTGGTGCAACACATCATCGAGCCACCTGGAAGCAATTGTGGG TTAGAGGAAGATACAATGCATTTCACACCATCTTCTGCAAGACATAAAAGAGGATGCAATTGCAAGAAGTCGATGTGTCTCAAAAAGTACTGTGAGTGCTATCAG GCTAATGTCGGATGCTCAGATGGATGCCGTTGTGAAGGGTGTAAAAATGTCTTCGGCCAAAAGGGAG AATTTGGCACGACTAAGGATGTGTTGAGTGATGAAGAAAATAACGAAATACAAGATGCATCTTTGGTCAATGACTCCAACATGTTGGCATCTGGAGATGCTGTACATCATACTGACTTTTGCAGTCCTCGCAATTCAAATCCTTTTACACCAGAATTCCAGTATTTGAA CCATGAAAAGGATGCAGCAAAAGCTTGGTTCCCTCCTGGAAAATACTTCCTGTCACCTGAACCTGGTCTCCCCTCTGTGCCACCATTTCTAACTTCCCCGAAGTCTCCTAGAGTTTTAGATAATGATGCAATCTCAGAAACTACCAAGGAAATTCTGGATCTGGTTTCTTTTGATCTAGAATCAGATTACGGTAATGTAGAAACAGGAAATGAAATCTCAGAAACCCATCAAGAACCTGAGAAAACAGGGCTTCTATCTCAAAGACCAGATTCCAAGGGATGGGCGAATAACTCAGTACTTCAATCTTCTTCCAGGAGTGAACTTTATTCTTCTGCAAGATCATCGCATTTTCGTTGTTCGCCAAACACCCCAGTAGCTAATTTCAGTGGGACTAAACATCAGCAAGTGATGGACTCGgatcatgatttatttgatgtTATGCAAGATGATACACCAGAGATACTGAAGGATATTCCCACACCTCTCAACGCTGTGAAAGTAAGTTCCCCAAATAAAAAACGGGTTTCTCCCCCTCACAGTCAGGTACCAAAGTTTGATTCGAGCTCACCAGCAAGGTTCAGAAATGCAGTCAAATACATACTCAAATCTGTTCCCTCTTTCCCACCTCTTACATCATGTATCAATTCCAAGAGTGATTCACTTGAGCAGGCGGGCAATTCTCAAAATTGA
- the LOC142533186 gene encoding protein tesmin/TSO1-like CXC 2 isoform X2 gives MEMDSPESSKTSAIVNDAETVPAQESPIFSYISNLSPIQPFNAPSTIQGFPGLSSPPLVFTSPQLKPNSQQTSLKRTKFLEASTGKLCGQDEGGKKNITVDDVSSNIESRMSTSLVACTEKSTDSNGTPNDQIESPTEHPDQFLAEILNIDSVDLNNPSNSAIKKSEWNHQSADNVAGKEFSVKPEYKYGTTIHEEIVVAAPPSITRPTEEVHALEASADVNAAETDIKHEEDILAEQCLKTGFEPSVNHTLTNLDQGDSMNEVFHHRGIRKRCLQFEDAMLKLTSRPTQIPLDDEKPESLCLEIPPTPINQKPAGTIQAVLHPRSSLNSTLNVPKRTSFGLHLNSLFNSVQSASGATIKVKSVSRGNFSIWERNSEPEMNSVAESVTADADDISIDIHVPMVVSSSSSSSSNNIKCSNNSLVLDSIEDKSIPGIKRKFNTVNDGAAAELNKSNPKKKRKIISESSDGDGCKRCNCKKSKCLKLYCDCFAAGIYCAEPCACQGCLNRPEHVDTVLETRQQIETRNPLAFAPKVVQHIIEPPGSNCGLEEDTMHFTPSSARHKRGCNCKKSMCLKKYCECYQANVGCSDGCRCEGCKNVFGQKGEFGTTKDVLSDEENNEIQDASLVNDSNMLASGDAVHHTDFCSPRNSNPFTPEFQYLNHEKDAAKAWFPPGKYFLSPEPGLPSVPPFLTSPKSPRVLDNDAISETTKEILDLVSFDLESDYGNVETGNEISETHQEPEKTGLLSQRPDSKGWANNSVLQSSSRSELYSSARSSHFRCSPNTPVANFSGTKHQQVMDSDHDLFDVMQDDTPEILKDIPTPLNAVKVSSPNKKRVSPPHSQVPKFDSSSPARFRNAVKYILKSVPSFPPLTSCINSKSDSLEQAGNSQN, from the exons ATGGAAATGGACTCTCCTGAATCTTCGAAAACTTCCGCCATTGTGAATGATGCTGAAACTGTTCCTGCCCAA GAATCGCCCATTTTTAGTTACATTAGCAATCTTTCTCCCATACAGCCTTTCAATGCACCTTCAACTATACAAGGCTTTCCAGGGCTCAGTTCTCCTCCACTTGTATTCACGTCACCCCAACTCAAACCAAACAGCCAACAGACCTCTCTTAAAAG GACAAAGTTTCTTGAAGCATCAACTGGAAAACTATGTGGGCAGGATGAAGGTGGCAAGAAGAATATCACTGTTGATGATGTTTCTAGCAATATTGAATCCCGGATGAGCACTAGCCTAGTAGCTTGCACCGAGAAATCCACAGACAGTAACGGCACTCCGAATGATCAAATTGAGAGTCCCACAGAACATCCTGACCAGTTCTTGGCTGAAATCTTAAACATAGATTCCGTTGATCTAAATAATCCTTCCAATTCAGCCATAAAAAAATCTGAATGGAATCATCAATCAGCAGATAATGTTGCAGGCAAGGAATTTTCTGTGAAACCTGAATACAAGTATGGTACTACTATACATGAAGAAATAGTTGTTGCTGCACCTCCTTCCATAACTAGGCCAACTGAGGAGGTACATGCACTAGAAGCATCAGCTGATGTAAATGCAGCAGAAACAGATATAAAGCACGAAGAAGATATATTAGCTGAGCAATGTCTTAAGACTGGATTTGAGCCGTCTGTGAACCATACTCTTACCAATCTAGATCAGGGAGATTCCATGAATGAG GTTTTTCATCATCGCGGAATACGCAAACGCTGTCTCCAGTTTGAAGATGCCATGCTGAAGTTAACAAGTAGGCCCACTCAGATTCCTTTAGATGATGAGAAACCAGAATCACTATGTTTAGAGATACCGCCAACTCCCATCAATCAGAAACCTGCTGGTACCATACAGGCTGTTTTGCATCCTAGAAGTAGTTTGAATTCTACCTTGAATGTTCCTAAGCGTACAAGTTTTGGCTTGCACCTAAATAGCCTTTTTAATTCTGTACAATCTGCATCTGGTGCAACAATAAAGGTGAAATCAGTTTCAAGGGGTAATTTTAGCATTTGGGAGAGGAACTCAGAACCTGAGATGAACTCTGTGGCAGAAAGTGTTACAGCAGATGCTGATGATATTAGTATTGATATTCATGTGCCAATGGTAGTTAGTTCTTCATCTTCATCGTCTAGCAACAATATCAAATGTTCAAACAACTCTCTTGTCTTGGATTCAATTGAGGATAAATCAATTCCTGGCATTAAAAGGAAGTTTAACACTGTAAATGATGGGGCTGCAGCAGAGTTAAACAAGTCAAACCCTAAGAAGAAAAG GAAAATAATATCTGAATCCAGTGATGGTGATGGTTGCAAACGCTGCAATTGTAAGAAAAGTAAATGTTTAAAGCT TTACTGTGATTGCTTTGCCGCTGGGATATATTGTGCAGAACCTTGTGCTTGCCAAGGCTGTTTAAACAGACCTGAACATGTTGATACAGTTCTTGAAACACGGCAGCAAATTGAAACTCGCAATCCTCTGGCATTTGCTCCTAAAGTGGTGCAACACATCATCGAGCCACCTGGAAGCAATTGTGGG TTAGAGGAAGATACAATGCATTTCACACCATCTTCTGCAAGACATAAAAGAGGATGCAATTGCAAGAAGTCGATGTGTCTCAAAAAGTACTGTGAGTGCTATCAG GCTAATGTCGGATGCTCAGATGGATGCCGTTGTGAAGGGTGTAAAAATGTCTTCGGCCAAAAGGGAG AATTTGGCACGACTAAGGATGTGTTGAGTGATGAAGAAAATAACGAAATACAAGATGCATCTTTGGTCAATGACTCCAACATGTTGGCATCTGGAGATGCTGTACATCATACTGACTTTTGCAGTCCTCGCAATTCAAATCCTTTTACACCAGAATTCCAGTATTTGAA CCATGAAAAGGATGCAGCAAAAGCTTGGTTCCCTCCTGGAAAATACTTCCTGTCACCTGAACCTGGTCTCCCCTCTGTGCCACCATTTCTAACTTCCCCGAAGTCTCCTAGAGTTTTAGATAATGATGCAATCTCAGAAACTACCAAGGAAATTCTGGATCTGGTTTCTTTTGATCTAGAATCAGATTACGGTAATGTAGAAACAGGAAATGAAATCTCAGAAACCCATCAAGAACCTGAGAAAACAGGGCTTCTATCTCAAAGACCAGATTCCAAGGGATGGGCGAATAACTCAGTACTTCAATCTTCTTCCAGGAGTGAACTTTATTCTTCTGCAAGATCATCGCATTTTCGTTGTTCGCCAAACACCCCAGTAGCTAATTTCAGTGGGACTAAACATCAGCAAGTGATGGACTCGgatcatgatttatttgatgtTATGCAAGATGATACACCAGAGATACTGAAGGATATTCCCACACCTCTCAACGCTGTGAAAGTAAGTTCCCCAAATAAAAAACGGGTTTCTCCCCCTCACAGTCAGGTACCAAAGTTTGATTCGAGCTCACCAGCAAGGTTCAGAAATGCAGTCAAATACATACTCAAATCTGTTCCCTCTTTCCCACCTCTTACATCATGTATCAATTCCAAGAGTGATTCACTTGAGCAGGCGGGCAATTCTCAAAATTGA
- the LOC142533186 gene encoding uncharacterized protein LOC142533186 isoform X4: MEMDSPESSKTSAIVNDAETVPAQPFNAPSTIQGFPGLSSPPLVFTSPQLKPNSQQTSLKRTKFLEASTGKLCGQDEGGKKNITVDDVSSNIESRMSTSLVACTEKSTDSNGTPNDQIESPTEHPDQFLAEILNIDSVDLNNPSNSAIKKSEWNHQSADNVAGKEFSVKPEYKYGTTIHEEIVVAAPPSITRPTEEVHALEASADVNAAETDIKHEEDILAEQCLKTGFEPSVNHTLTNLDQGDSMNEVFHHRGIRKRCLQFEDAMLKLTSRPTQIPLDDEKPESLCLEIPPTPINQKPAGTIQAVLHPRSSLNSTLNVPKRTSFGLHLNSLFNSVQSASGATIKVKSVSRGNFSIWERNSEPEMNSVAESVTADADDISIDIHVPMVVSSSSSSSSNNIKCSNNSLVLDSIEDKSIPGIKRKFNTVNDGAAAELNKSNPKKKRKIISESSDGDGCKRCNCKKSKCLKLYCDCFAAGIYCAEPCACQGCLNRPEHVDTVLETRQQIETRNPLAFAPKVVQHIIEPPGSNCGLEEDTMHFTPSSARHKRGCNCKKSMCLKKYCECYQANVGCSDGCRCEGCKNVFGQKGEFGTTKDVLSDEENNEIQDASLVNDSNMLASGDAVHHTDFCSPRNSNPFTPEFQYLNHEKDAAKAWFPPGKYFLSPEPGLPSVPPFLTSPKSPRVLDNDAISETTKEILDLVSFDLESDYGNVETGNEISETHQEPEKTGLLSQRPDSKGWANNSVLQSSSRSELYSSARSSHFRCSPNTPVANFSGTKHQQVMDSDHDLFDVMQDDTPEILKDIPTPLNAVKVSSPNKKRVSPPHSQVPKFDSSSPARFRNAVKYILKSVPSFPPLTSCINSKSDSLEQAGNSQN; the protein is encoded by the exons ATGGAAATGGACTCTCCTGAATCTTCGAAAACTTCCGCCATTGTGAATGATGCTGAAACTGTTCCTGCCCAA CCTTTCAATGCACCTTCAACTATACAAGGCTTTCCAGGGCTCAGTTCTCCTCCACTTGTATTCACGTCACCCCAACTCAAACCAAACAGCCAACAGACCTCTCTTAAAAG GACAAAGTTTCTTGAAGCATCAACTGGAAAACTATGTGGGCAGGATGAAGGTGGCAAGAAGAATATCACTGTTGATGATGTTTCTAGCAATATTGAATCCCGGATGAGCACTAGCCTAGTAGCTTGCACCGAGAAATCCACAGACAGTAACGGCACTCCGAATGATCAAATTGAGAGTCCCACAGAACATCCTGACCAGTTCTTGGCTGAAATCTTAAACATAGATTCCGTTGATCTAAATAATCCTTCCAATTCAGCCATAAAAAAATCTGAATGGAATCATCAATCAGCAGATAATGTTGCAGGCAAGGAATTTTCTGTGAAACCTGAATACAAGTATGGTACTACTATACATGAAGAAATAGTTGTTGCTGCACCTCCTTCCATAACTAGGCCAACTGAGGAGGTACATGCACTAGAAGCATCAGCTGATGTAAATGCAGCAGAAACAGATATAAAGCACGAAGAAGATATATTAGCTGAGCAATGTCTTAAGACTGGATTTGAGCCGTCTGTGAACCATACTCTTACCAATCTAGATCAGGGAGATTCCATGAATGAG GTTTTTCATCATCGCGGAATACGCAAACGCTGTCTCCAGTTTGAAGATGCCATGCTGAAGTTAACAAGTAGGCCCACTCAGATTCCTTTAGATGATGAGAAACCAGAATCACTATGTTTAGAGATACCGCCAACTCCCATCAATCAGAAACCTGCTGGTACCATACAGGCTGTTTTGCATCCTAGAAGTAGTTTGAATTCTACCTTGAATGTTCCTAAGCGTACAAGTTTTGGCTTGCACCTAAATAGCCTTTTTAATTCTGTACAATCTGCATCTGGTGCAACAATAAAGGTGAAATCAGTTTCAAGGGGTAATTTTAGCATTTGGGAGAGGAACTCAGAACCTGAGATGAACTCTGTGGCAGAAAGTGTTACAGCAGATGCTGATGATATTAGTATTGATATTCATGTGCCAATGGTAGTTAGTTCTTCATCTTCATCGTCTAGCAACAATATCAAATGTTCAAACAACTCTCTTGTCTTGGATTCAATTGAGGATAAATCAATTCCTGGCATTAAAAGGAAGTTTAACACTGTAAATGATGGGGCTGCAGCAGAGTTAAACAAGTCAAACCCTAAGAAGAAAAG GAAAATAATATCTGAATCCAGTGATGGTGATGGTTGCAAACGCTGCAATTGTAAGAAAAGTAAATGTTTAAAGCT TTACTGTGATTGCTTTGCCGCTGGGATATATTGTGCAGAACCTTGTGCTTGCCAAGGCTGTTTAAACAGACCTGAACATGTTGATACAGTTCTTGAAACACGGCAGCAAATTGAAACTCGCAATCCTCTGGCATTTGCTCCTAAAGTGGTGCAACACATCATCGAGCCACCTGGAAGCAATTGTGGG TTAGAGGAAGATACAATGCATTTCACACCATCTTCTGCAAGACATAAAAGAGGATGCAATTGCAAGAAGTCGATGTGTCTCAAAAAGTACTGTGAGTGCTATCAG GCTAATGTCGGATGCTCAGATGGATGCCGTTGTGAAGGGTGTAAAAATGTCTTCGGCCAAAAGGGAG AATTTGGCACGACTAAGGATGTGTTGAGTGATGAAGAAAATAACGAAATACAAGATGCATCTTTGGTCAATGACTCCAACATGTTGGCATCTGGAGATGCTGTACATCATACTGACTTTTGCAGTCCTCGCAATTCAAATCCTTTTACACCAGAATTCCAGTATTTGAA CCATGAAAAGGATGCAGCAAAAGCTTGGTTCCCTCCTGGAAAATACTTCCTGTCACCTGAACCTGGTCTCCCCTCTGTGCCACCATTTCTAACTTCCCCGAAGTCTCCTAGAGTTTTAGATAATGATGCAATCTCAGAAACTACCAAGGAAATTCTGGATCTGGTTTCTTTTGATCTAGAATCAGATTACGGTAATGTAGAAACAGGAAATGAAATCTCAGAAACCCATCAAGAACCTGAGAAAACAGGGCTTCTATCTCAAAGACCAGATTCCAAGGGATGGGCGAATAACTCAGTACTTCAATCTTCTTCCAGGAGTGAACTTTATTCTTCTGCAAGATCATCGCATTTTCGTTGTTCGCCAAACACCCCAGTAGCTAATTTCAGTGGGACTAAACATCAGCAAGTGATGGACTCGgatcatgatttatttgatgtTATGCAAGATGATACACCAGAGATACTGAAGGATATTCCCACACCTCTCAACGCTGTGAAAGTAAGTTCCCCAAATAAAAAACGGGTTTCTCCCCCTCACAGTCAGGTACCAAAGTTTGATTCGAGCTCACCAGCAAGGTTCAGAAATGCAGTCAAATACATACTCAAATCTGTTCCCTCTTTCCCACCTCTTACATCATGTATCAATTCCAAGAGTGATTCACTTGAGCAGGCGGGCAATTCTCAAAATTGA
- the LOC142533186 gene encoding uncharacterized protein LOC142533186 isoform X3: MEMDSPESSKTSAIVNDAETVPAQPFNAPSTIQGFPGLSSPPLVFTSPQLKPNSQQTSLKSRTKFLEASTGKLCGQDEGGKKNITVDDVSSNIESRMSTSLVACTEKSTDSNGTPNDQIESPTEHPDQFLAEILNIDSVDLNNPSNSAIKKSEWNHQSADNVAGKEFSVKPEYKYGTTIHEEIVVAAPPSITRPTEEVHALEASADVNAAETDIKHEEDILAEQCLKTGFEPSVNHTLTNLDQGDSMNEVFHHRGIRKRCLQFEDAMLKLTSRPTQIPLDDEKPESLCLEIPPTPINQKPAGTIQAVLHPRSSLNSTLNVPKRTSFGLHLNSLFNSVQSASGATIKVKSVSRGNFSIWERNSEPEMNSVAESVTADADDISIDIHVPMVVSSSSSSSSNNIKCSNNSLVLDSIEDKSIPGIKRKFNTVNDGAAAELNKSNPKKKRKIISESSDGDGCKRCNCKKSKCLKLYCDCFAAGIYCAEPCACQGCLNRPEHVDTVLETRQQIETRNPLAFAPKVVQHIIEPPGSNCGLEEDTMHFTPSSARHKRGCNCKKSMCLKKYCECYQANVGCSDGCRCEGCKNVFGQKGEFGTTKDVLSDEENNEIQDASLVNDSNMLASGDAVHHTDFCSPRNSNPFTPEFQYLNHEKDAAKAWFPPGKYFLSPEPGLPSVPPFLTSPKSPRVLDNDAISETTKEILDLVSFDLESDYGNVETGNEISETHQEPEKTGLLSQRPDSKGWANNSVLQSSSRSELYSSARSSHFRCSPNTPVANFSGTKHQQVMDSDHDLFDVMQDDTPEILKDIPTPLNAVKVSSPNKKRVSPPHSQVPKFDSSSPARFRNAVKYILKSVPSFPPLTSCINSKSDSLEQAGNSQN; the protein is encoded by the exons ATGGAAATGGACTCTCCTGAATCTTCGAAAACTTCCGCCATTGTGAATGATGCTGAAACTGTTCCTGCCCAA CCTTTCAATGCACCTTCAACTATACAAGGCTTTCCAGGGCTCAGTTCTCCTCCACTTGTATTCACGTCACCCCAACTCAAACCAAACAGCCAACAGACCTCTCTTAAAAG CAGGACAAAGTTTCTTGAAGCATCAACTGGAAAACTATGTGGGCAGGATGAAGGTGGCAAGAAGAATATCACTGTTGATGATGTTTCTAGCAATATTGAATCCCGGATGAGCACTAGCCTAGTAGCTTGCACCGAGAAATCCACAGACAGTAACGGCACTCCGAATGATCAAATTGAGAGTCCCACAGAACATCCTGACCAGTTCTTGGCTGAAATCTTAAACATAGATTCCGTTGATCTAAATAATCCTTCCAATTCAGCCATAAAAAAATCTGAATGGAATCATCAATCAGCAGATAATGTTGCAGGCAAGGAATTTTCTGTGAAACCTGAATACAAGTATGGTACTACTATACATGAAGAAATAGTTGTTGCTGCACCTCCTTCCATAACTAGGCCAACTGAGGAGGTACATGCACTAGAAGCATCAGCTGATGTAAATGCAGCAGAAACAGATATAAAGCACGAAGAAGATATATTAGCTGAGCAATGTCTTAAGACTGGATTTGAGCCGTCTGTGAACCATACTCTTACCAATCTAGATCAGGGAGATTCCATGAATGAG GTTTTTCATCATCGCGGAATACGCAAACGCTGTCTCCAGTTTGAAGATGCCATGCTGAAGTTAACAAGTAGGCCCACTCAGATTCCTTTAGATGATGAGAAACCAGAATCACTATGTTTAGAGATACCGCCAACTCCCATCAATCAGAAACCTGCTGGTACCATACAGGCTGTTTTGCATCCTAGAAGTAGTTTGAATTCTACCTTGAATGTTCCTAAGCGTACAAGTTTTGGCTTGCACCTAAATAGCCTTTTTAATTCTGTACAATCTGCATCTGGTGCAACAATAAAGGTGAAATCAGTTTCAAGGGGTAATTTTAGCATTTGGGAGAGGAACTCAGAACCTGAGATGAACTCTGTGGCAGAAAGTGTTACAGCAGATGCTGATGATATTAGTATTGATATTCATGTGCCAATGGTAGTTAGTTCTTCATCTTCATCGTCTAGCAACAATATCAAATGTTCAAACAACTCTCTTGTCTTGGATTCAATTGAGGATAAATCAATTCCTGGCATTAAAAGGAAGTTTAACACTGTAAATGATGGGGCTGCAGCAGAGTTAAACAAGTCAAACCCTAAGAAGAAAAG GAAAATAATATCTGAATCCAGTGATGGTGATGGTTGCAAACGCTGCAATTGTAAGAAAAGTAAATGTTTAAAGCT TTACTGTGATTGCTTTGCCGCTGGGATATATTGTGCAGAACCTTGTGCTTGCCAAGGCTGTTTAAACAGACCTGAACATGTTGATACAGTTCTTGAAACACGGCAGCAAATTGAAACTCGCAATCCTCTGGCATTTGCTCCTAAAGTGGTGCAACACATCATCGAGCCACCTGGAAGCAATTGTGGG TTAGAGGAAGATACAATGCATTTCACACCATCTTCTGCAAGACATAAAAGAGGATGCAATTGCAAGAAGTCGATGTGTCTCAAAAAGTACTGTGAGTGCTATCAG GCTAATGTCGGATGCTCAGATGGATGCCGTTGTGAAGGGTGTAAAAATGTCTTCGGCCAAAAGGGAG AATTTGGCACGACTAAGGATGTGTTGAGTGATGAAGAAAATAACGAAATACAAGATGCATCTTTGGTCAATGACTCCAACATGTTGGCATCTGGAGATGCTGTACATCATACTGACTTTTGCAGTCCTCGCAATTCAAATCCTTTTACACCAGAATTCCAGTATTTGAA CCATGAAAAGGATGCAGCAAAAGCTTGGTTCCCTCCTGGAAAATACTTCCTGTCACCTGAACCTGGTCTCCCCTCTGTGCCACCATTTCTAACTTCCCCGAAGTCTCCTAGAGTTTTAGATAATGATGCAATCTCAGAAACTACCAAGGAAATTCTGGATCTGGTTTCTTTTGATCTAGAATCAGATTACGGTAATGTAGAAACAGGAAATGAAATCTCAGAAACCCATCAAGAACCTGAGAAAACAGGGCTTCTATCTCAAAGACCAGATTCCAAGGGATGGGCGAATAACTCAGTACTTCAATCTTCTTCCAGGAGTGAACTTTATTCTTCTGCAAGATCATCGCATTTTCGTTGTTCGCCAAACACCCCAGTAGCTAATTTCAGTGGGACTAAACATCAGCAAGTGATGGACTCGgatcatgatttatttgatgtTATGCAAGATGATACACCAGAGATACTGAAGGATATTCCCACACCTCTCAACGCTGTGAAAGTAAGTTCCCCAAATAAAAAACGGGTTTCTCCCCCTCACAGTCAGGTACCAAAGTTTGATTCGAGCTCACCAGCAAGGTTCAGAAATGCAGTCAAATACATACTCAAATCTGTTCCCTCTTTCCCACCTCTTACATCATGTATCAATTCCAAGAGTGATTCACTTGAGCAGGCGGGCAATTCTCAAAATTGA